Proteins from one Monodelphis domestica isolate mMonDom1 chromosome 6, mMonDom1.pri, whole genome shotgun sequence genomic window:
- the MARK2 gene encoding serine/threonine-protein kinase MARK2 isoform X6, whose translation MSSARTPLPTLNERDTEQQPALGHLDAKPSSKANMLRGRNSATSADEQPHIGNYRLLKTIGKGNFAKVKLARHVLTGKEVAVKIIDKTQLNSSSLQKLFREVRIMKVLNHPNIVKLFEVIETEKTLYLVMEYASGGEVFDYLVAHGRMKEKEARAKFRQIVSAVQYCHQKFIVHRDLKAENLLLDADMNIKIADFGFSNEFTFGTKLDTFCGSPPYAAPELFQGKKYDGPEVDVWSLGVILYTLVSGSLPFDGQNLKELRERVLRGKYRIPFYMSTDCENLLKKFLILNPSKRGTLEQIMKDRWMNVGHEEDELKPYVEPLPDYKDPRRTELMVSMGYTREEIQDSLVSQKYNEVMATYLLLGYKSSELEGDTITLKPRPSAELTNSSVPSPSHKVQRSVSANPKQRRFSDQAGPAIPTSNSYSKKTQSNNAENKRPDEERESGRKASSTAKVPASPLPGLERKKTTPTPSTNSVLSTSTNRSRNSPLLERASLGQSSVQNGKDSTAPQRVPVASPSAHNISSSGGAPERTNFPRGVSSRSTFHAGQLRQVRDQQNLPYGVTPASPSGHSQGRRGASGSIFSKFTSKFVRRNLSFRFARRNLNEPESKDRVETLRPHMVGGGGSDKDKDENREAKPRSLRFTWSMKTTSSMEPNEMMREIRKVLDANNCQCELQERFMLLCMHGTPGHETFVQWEMEVCKLPRLSLNGVRFKRISGTSMAFKNIASKIANELKL comes from the exons CCGGCCCTCGGACACCTGGACGCCAAGCCCAGCAGTAAGGCCAACATGCTCCGTGGCCGCAACTCAGCCACCTCTGCTGACGAGCAGCCACATATCGGCAATTATAGGCTCCTCAAGACCATAGGCAAGGGCAACTTCGCTAAGGTTAAGCTGGCCCGGCATGTCCTAACCGGCAAGGAG GTGGCGGTGAAGATCATTGACAAGACCCAACTCAATTCTTCCAGCCTCCAGAAA CTGTTCCGGGAAGTAAGAATAATGAAGGTTTTGAATCATCCCAATATAG TTAAATTATTTGAAGTGATTGAGACAGAGAAGACACTTTATCTTGTGATGGAGTATGCTAGTGGAG GAGAGGTATTTGATTACCTGGTAGCTCATGGGAGGATGAAGGAGAAAGAGGCCCGAGCCAAGTTTCGACAG ATAGTGTCGGCTGTACAGTACTGTCACCAGAAGTTCATTGTGCATAGAGACTTGAAG GCAGAAAACTTGCTCCTGGATGCTGACATGAACATCAAAATTGCTGACTTTGGCTTCAGTAACGAGTTTACCTTTGGCACAAAGCTGGACACTTTCTGTGGCAGTCCCCCCTATGCTGCCCCAGAACTCTTCCAGGGCAAGAAGTACGATGGGCCTGAGGTGGACGTCTGGAGCCTCGGGGTCATCCTCTACACGCTGGTCAGCGGCTCCCTGCCTTTTGACGGCCAGAACCTCAAG GAGCTTCGAGAGCGGGTTCTTCGAGGGAAGTACCGGATCCCATTCTACATGTCCACAGACTGTGAGAACCTGCTTAAAAAATTCCTCATTCTCAATCCTAGCAAGAGGGGCACATTAGAG CAAATCATGAAAGATCGGTGGATGAATGTGGGGCATGAGGAAGATGAGCTCAAGCCATATGTAGAGCCCCTGCCAGACTACAAGGACCCCCGACGGACAG AGCTGATGGTTTCCATGGGCTACACTCGAGAAGAGATCCAGGACTCACTGGTGAGCCAGAAATACAATGAGGTGAtggccacctacctgctcctggGCTATAAGAGCTCCGAG TTGGAGGGTGACACAATCACATTGAAGCCACGACCGTCAGCAGAATTAACCAACAGCAGTGTCCCATCCCCATCCCATAAGGTACAGCGGAGCGTCTCTGCCAACCCAAAGCAGCGGCGCTTCAGTGATCAGG CTGGTCCTGCCATCCCCACCTCCAACTCCTACTCAAAGAAAACCCAGAGTAACAATGCAGAGAACAAGCGGCCTGACGAGGAGCGAGAATCTGGGCGAAAAGCTAGCAGCACCGCCAAGGTGCCCGCCAGCCCCCTGCCTGGCCTTGAAAGGAAGAAGACCACCCCGACCCCCTCCACG AATAGCGTGCTCTCCACCAGCACTAACAGGAGTCGGAACTCCCCGCTATTAGAGCGGGCCAGCCTAGGCCAAAGCTCCGTCCAGAATGGCAAGGACAG CACAGCTCCCCAGAGGGTCCCTGTGGCCTCCCCCTCAGCCCACAACATCAGTAGCAGTGGGGGAGCCCCAGAACGGACCAACTTCCCCCGGGGTGTGTCAAGCAGAAGCACCTTCCACGCCGGGCAGCTGCGCCAGGTGCGGGATCAACAGAACCTGCCCTACGGGGTCACCCCTGCCTCTCCTTCCGGCCACAGCCAAGGCCGACGAGGGGCCTCGGGCAGCATCTTCAGCAAGTTCACCTCCAAGTTTGTTCGCAG aaatctgTCTTTCAGGTTTGCCAGAAG GAACCTGAATGAACCCGAAAGCAAAGACCGAGTGGAAACCCTCAG ACCGCACATGGTGGGCGGCGGGGGCAGCGACAAGGACAAGGACGAAAACCGAGAGGCCAAGCCGCGCTCGCTGCGCTTCACCTGGAGCATGAAGACCACCAGCTCCATGGAGCCCAACGAGATGATGCGGGAGATCCGCAAGGTGCTGGACGCTAACAACTGCCAGTGCGAGCTGCAGGAGAGGTTCATGCTGCTCTGCATGCACGGGACGCCCGGCCACGAGACCTTCGTGCAGTGGGAGATGGAGGTGTGCAAGCTGCCGCGCCTCTCCCTCAACGGGGTGCGCTTCAAGCGCATCTCGGGCACCTCCATGGCCTTTAAGAACATCGCCTCCAAGATTGCCAACGAGCTCAAGCTTTAA
- the MARK2 gene encoding serine/threonine-protein kinase MARK2 isoform X2 → MTAEIWGKINGRPALGHLDAKPSSKANMLRGRNSATSADEQPHIGNYRLLKTIGKGNFAKVKLARHVLTGKEVAVKIIDKTQLNSSSLQKLFREVRIMKVLNHPNIVKLFEVIETEKTLYLVMEYASGGEVFDYLVAHGRMKEKEARAKFRQIVSAVQYCHQKFIVHRDLKAENLLLDADMNIKIADFGFSNEFTFGTKLDTFCGSPPYAAPELFQGKKYDGPEVDVWSLGVILYTLVSGSLPFDGQNLKELRERVLRGKYRIPFYMSTDCENLLKKFLILNPSKRGTLEQIMKDRWMNVGHEEDELKPYVEPLPDYKDPRRTELMVSMGYTREEIQDSLVSQKYNEVMATYLLLGYKSSELEGDTITLKPRPSAELTNSSVPSPSHKVQRSVSANPKQRRFSDQAGPAIPTSNSYSKKTQSNNAENKRPDEERESGRKASSTAKVPASPLPGLERKKTTPTPSTNSVLSTSTNRSRNSPLLERASLGQSSVQNGKDSLTMPGSRASTASASAAVSAARPRQHQKSMSASVHPNKASGLPPTDSNCEVPRPSTAPQRVPVASPSAHNISSSGGAPERTNFPRGVSSRSTFHAGQLRQVRDQQNLPYGVTPASPSGHSQGRRGASGSIFSKFTSKFVRRNLSFRFARRNLNEPESKDRVETLRPHMVGGGGSDKDKDENREAKPRSLRFTWSMKTTSSMEPNEMMREIRKVLDANNCQCELQERFMLLCMHGTPGHETFVQWEMEVCKLPRLSLNGVRFKRISGTSMAFKNIASKIANELKL, encoded by the exons CCGGCCCTCGGACACCTGGACGCCAAGCCCAGCAGTAAGGCCAACATGCTCCGTGGCCGCAACTCAGCCACCTCTGCTGACGAGCAGCCACATATCGGCAATTATAGGCTCCTCAAGACCATAGGCAAGGGCAACTTCGCTAAGGTTAAGCTGGCCCGGCATGTCCTAACCGGCAAGGAG GTGGCGGTGAAGATCATTGACAAGACCCAACTCAATTCTTCCAGCCTCCAGAAA CTGTTCCGGGAAGTAAGAATAATGAAGGTTTTGAATCATCCCAATATAG TTAAATTATTTGAAGTGATTGAGACAGAGAAGACACTTTATCTTGTGATGGAGTATGCTAGTGGAG GAGAGGTATTTGATTACCTGGTAGCTCATGGGAGGATGAAGGAGAAAGAGGCCCGAGCCAAGTTTCGACAG ATAGTGTCGGCTGTACAGTACTGTCACCAGAAGTTCATTGTGCATAGAGACTTGAAG GCAGAAAACTTGCTCCTGGATGCTGACATGAACATCAAAATTGCTGACTTTGGCTTCAGTAACGAGTTTACCTTTGGCACAAAGCTGGACACTTTCTGTGGCAGTCCCCCCTATGCTGCCCCAGAACTCTTCCAGGGCAAGAAGTACGATGGGCCTGAGGTGGACGTCTGGAGCCTCGGGGTCATCCTCTACACGCTGGTCAGCGGCTCCCTGCCTTTTGACGGCCAGAACCTCAAG GAGCTTCGAGAGCGGGTTCTTCGAGGGAAGTACCGGATCCCATTCTACATGTCCACAGACTGTGAGAACCTGCTTAAAAAATTCCTCATTCTCAATCCTAGCAAGAGGGGCACATTAGAG CAAATCATGAAAGATCGGTGGATGAATGTGGGGCATGAGGAAGATGAGCTCAAGCCATATGTAGAGCCCCTGCCAGACTACAAGGACCCCCGACGGACAG AGCTGATGGTTTCCATGGGCTACACTCGAGAAGAGATCCAGGACTCACTGGTGAGCCAGAAATACAATGAGGTGAtggccacctacctgctcctggGCTATAAGAGCTCCGAG TTGGAGGGTGACACAATCACATTGAAGCCACGACCGTCAGCAGAATTAACCAACAGCAGTGTCCCATCCCCATCCCATAAGGTACAGCGGAGCGTCTCTGCCAACCCAAAGCAGCGGCGCTTCAGTGATCAGG CTGGTCCTGCCATCCCCACCTCCAACTCCTACTCAAAGAAAACCCAGAGTAACAATGCAGAGAACAAGCGGCCTGACGAGGAGCGAGAATCTGGGCGAAAAGCTAGCAGCACCGCCAAGGTGCCCGCCAGCCCCCTGCCTGGCCTTGAAAGGAAGAAGACCACCCCGACCCCCTCCACG AATAGCGTGCTCTCCACCAGCACTAACAGGAGTCGGAACTCCCCGCTATTAGAGCGGGCCAGCCTAGGCCAAAGCTCCGTCCAGAATGGCAAGGACAG CCTAACCATGCCGGGCTCCCGGGCCTCCACAGCCTCTGCCTCCGCCGCTGTCTCTGCGGCCCGGCCCCGCCAACACCAGAAGTCCATGTCAGCCTCCGTGCACCCCAACAAGGCCTCGGGGCTGCCCCCGACAGACAGTAACTGTGAGGTGCCCAGGCCCAG CACAGCTCCCCAGAGGGTCCCTGTGGCCTCCCCCTCAGCCCACAACATCAGTAGCAGTGGGGGAGCCCCAGAACGGACCAACTTCCCCCGGGGTGTGTCAAGCAGAAGCACCTTCCACGCCGGGCAGCTGCGCCAGGTGCGGGATCAACAGAACCTGCCCTACGGGGTCACCCCTGCCTCTCCTTCCGGCCACAGCCAAGGCCGACGAGGGGCCTCGGGCAGCATCTTCAGCAAGTTCACCTCCAAGTTTGTTCGCAG aaatctgTCTTTCAGGTTTGCCAGAAG GAACCTGAATGAACCCGAAAGCAAAGACCGAGTGGAAACCCTCAG ACCGCACATGGTGGGCGGCGGGGGCAGCGACAAGGACAAGGACGAAAACCGAGAGGCCAAGCCGCGCTCGCTGCGCTTCACCTGGAGCATGAAGACCACCAGCTCCATGGAGCCCAACGAGATGATGCGGGAGATCCGCAAGGTGCTGGACGCTAACAACTGCCAGTGCGAGCTGCAGGAGAGGTTCATGCTGCTCTGCATGCACGGGACGCCCGGCCACGAGACCTTCGTGCAGTGGGAGATGGAGGTGTGCAAGCTGCCGCGCCTCTCCCTCAACGGGGTGCGCTTCAAGCGCATCTCGGGCACCTCCATGGCCTTTAAGAACATCGCCTCCAAGATTGCCAACGAGCTCAAGCTTTAA
- the MARK2 gene encoding serine/threonine-protein kinase MARK2 isoform X5 produces MLRGRNSATSADEQPHIGNYRLLKTIGKGNFAKVKLARHVLTGKEVAVKIIDKTQLNSSSLQKLFREVRIMKVLNHPNIVKLFEVIETEKTLYLVMEYASGGEVFDYLVAHGRMKEKEARAKFRQIVSAVQYCHQKFIVHRDLKAENLLLDADMNIKIADFGFSNEFTFGTKLDTFCGSPPYAAPELFQGKKYDGPEVDVWSLGVILYTLVSGSLPFDGQNLKELRERVLRGKYRIPFYMSTDCENLLKKFLILNPSKRGTLEQIMKDRWMNVGHEEDELKPYVEPLPDYKDPRRTELMVSMGYTREEIQDSLVSQKYNEVMATYLLLGYKSSELEGDTITLKPRPSAELTNSSVPSPSHKVQRSVSANPKQRRFSDQAGPAIPTSNSYSKKTQSNNAENKRPDEERESGRKASSTAKVPASPLPGLERKKTTPTPSTNSVLSTSTNRSRNSPLLERASLGQSSVQNGKDSLTMPGSRASTASASAAVSAARPRQHQKSMSASVHPNKASGLPPTDSNCEVPRPSTAPQRVPVASPSAHNISSSGGAPERTNFPRGVSSRSTFHAGQLRQVRDQQNLPYGVTPASPSGHSQGRRGASGSIFSKFTSKFVRRNLSFRFARRNLNEPESKDRVETLRPHMVGGGGSDKDKDENREAKPRSLRFTWSMKTTSSMEPNEMMREIRKVLDANNCQCELQERFMLLCMHGTPGHETFVQWEMEVCKLPRLSLNGVRFKRISGTSMAFKNIASKIANELKL; encoded by the exons ATGCTCCGTGGCCGCAACTCAGCCACCTCTGCTGACGAGCAGCCACATATCGGCAATTATAGGCTCCTCAAGACCATAGGCAAGGGCAACTTCGCTAAGGTTAAGCTGGCCCGGCATGTCCTAACCGGCAAGGAG GTGGCGGTGAAGATCATTGACAAGACCCAACTCAATTCTTCCAGCCTCCAGAAA CTGTTCCGGGAAGTAAGAATAATGAAGGTTTTGAATCATCCCAATATAG TTAAATTATTTGAAGTGATTGAGACAGAGAAGACACTTTATCTTGTGATGGAGTATGCTAGTGGAG GAGAGGTATTTGATTACCTGGTAGCTCATGGGAGGATGAAGGAGAAAGAGGCCCGAGCCAAGTTTCGACAG ATAGTGTCGGCTGTACAGTACTGTCACCAGAAGTTCATTGTGCATAGAGACTTGAAG GCAGAAAACTTGCTCCTGGATGCTGACATGAACATCAAAATTGCTGACTTTGGCTTCAGTAACGAGTTTACCTTTGGCACAAAGCTGGACACTTTCTGTGGCAGTCCCCCCTATGCTGCCCCAGAACTCTTCCAGGGCAAGAAGTACGATGGGCCTGAGGTGGACGTCTGGAGCCTCGGGGTCATCCTCTACACGCTGGTCAGCGGCTCCCTGCCTTTTGACGGCCAGAACCTCAAG GAGCTTCGAGAGCGGGTTCTTCGAGGGAAGTACCGGATCCCATTCTACATGTCCACAGACTGTGAGAACCTGCTTAAAAAATTCCTCATTCTCAATCCTAGCAAGAGGGGCACATTAGAG CAAATCATGAAAGATCGGTGGATGAATGTGGGGCATGAGGAAGATGAGCTCAAGCCATATGTAGAGCCCCTGCCAGACTACAAGGACCCCCGACGGACAG AGCTGATGGTTTCCATGGGCTACACTCGAGAAGAGATCCAGGACTCACTGGTGAGCCAGAAATACAATGAGGTGAtggccacctacctgctcctggGCTATAAGAGCTCCGAG TTGGAGGGTGACACAATCACATTGAAGCCACGACCGTCAGCAGAATTAACCAACAGCAGTGTCCCATCCCCATCCCATAAGGTACAGCGGAGCGTCTCTGCCAACCCAAAGCAGCGGCGCTTCAGTGATCAGG CTGGTCCTGCCATCCCCACCTCCAACTCCTACTCAAAGAAAACCCAGAGTAACAATGCAGAGAACAAGCGGCCTGACGAGGAGCGAGAATCTGGGCGAAAAGCTAGCAGCACCGCCAAGGTGCCCGCCAGCCCCCTGCCTGGCCTTGAAAGGAAGAAGACCACCCCGACCCCCTCCACG AATAGCGTGCTCTCCACCAGCACTAACAGGAGTCGGAACTCCCCGCTATTAGAGCGGGCCAGCCTAGGCCAAAGCTCCGTCCAGAATGGCAAGGACAG CCTAACCATGCCGGGCTCCCGGGCCTCCACAGCCTCTGCCTCCGCCGCTGTCTCTGCGGCCCGGCCCCGCCAACACCAGAAGTCCATGTCAGCCTCCGTGCACCCCAACAAGGCCTCGGGGCTGCCCCCGACAGACAGTAACTGTGAGGTGCCCAGGCCCAG CACAGCTCCCCAGAGGGTCCCTGTGGCCTCCCCCTCAGCCCACAACATCAGTAGCAGTGGGGGAGCCCCAGAACGGACCAACTTCCCCCGGGGTGTGTCAAGCAGAAGCACCTTCCACGCCGGGCAGCTGCGCCAGGTGCGGGATCAACAGAACCTGCCCTACGGGGTCACCCCTGCCTCTCCTTCCGGCCACAGCCAAGGCCGACGAGGGGCCTCGGGCAGCATCTTCAGCAAGTTCACCTCCAAGTTTGTTCGCAG aaatctgTCTTTCAGGTTTGCCAGAAG GAACCTGAATGAACCCGAAAGCAAAGACCGAGTGGAAACCCTCAG ACCGCACATGGTGGGCGGCGGGGGCAGCGACAAGGACAAGGACGAAAACCGAGAGGCCAAGCCGCGCTCGCTGCGCTTCACCTGGAGCATGAAGACCACCAGCTCCATGGAGCCCAACGAGATGATGCGGGAGATCCGCAAGGTGCTGGACGCTAACAACTGCCAGTGCGAGCTGCAGGAGAGGTTCATGCTGCTCTGCATGCACGGGACGCCCGGCCACGAGACCTTCGTGCAGTGGGAGATGGAGGTGTGCAAGCTGCCGCGCCTCTCCCTCAACGGGGTGCGCTTCAAGCGCATCTCGGGCACCTCCATGGCCTTTAAGAACATCGCCTCCAAGATTGCCAACGAGCTCAAGCTTTAA
- the MARK2 gene encoding serine/threonine-protein kinase MARK2 isoform X8 has product MSSARTPLPTLNERDTEQQPALGHLDAKPSSKANMLRGRNSATSADEQPHIGNYRLLKTIGKGNFAKVKLARHVLTGKEVAVKIIDKTQLNSSSLQKLFREVRIMKVLNHPNIVKLFEVIETEKTLYLVMEYASGGEVFDYLVAHGRMKEKEARAKFRQIVSAVQYCHQKFIVHRDLKAENLLLDADMNIKIADFGFSNEFTFGTKLDTFCGSPPYAAPELFQGKKYDGPEVDVWSLGVILYTLVSGSLPFDGQNLKELRERVLRGKYRIPFYMSTDCENLLKKFLILNPSKRGTLEQIMKDRWMNVGHEEDELKPYVEPLPDYKDPRRTELMVSMGYTREEIQDSLVSQKYNEVMATYLLLGYKSSELEGDTITLKPRPSAELTNSSVPSPSHKVQRSVSANPKQRRFSDQAGPAIPTSNSYSKKTQSNNAENKRPDEERESGRKASSTAKVPASPLPGLERKKTTPTPSTNSVLSTSTNRSRNSPLLERASLGQSSVQNGKDSTAPQRVPVASPSAHNISSSGGAPERTNFPRGVSSRSTFHAGQLRQVRDQQNLPYGVTPASPSGHSQGRRGASGSIFSKFTSKFVRRPHMVGGGGSDKDKDENREAKPRSLRFTWSMKTTSSMEPNEMMREIRKVLDANNCQCELQERFMLLCMHGTPGHETFVQWEMEVCKLPRLSLNGVRFKRISGTSMAFKNIASKIANELKL; this is encoded by the exons CCGGCCCTCGGACACCTGGACGCCAAGCCCAGCAGTAAGGCCAACATGCTCCGTGGCCGCAACTCAGCCACCTCTGCTGACGAGCAGCCACATATCGGCAATTATAGGCTCCTCAAGACCATAGGCAAGGGCAACTTCGCTAAGGTTAAGCTGGCCCGGCATGTCCTAACCGGCAAGGAG GTGGCGGTGAAGATCATTGACAAGACCCAACTCAATTCTTCCAGCCTCCAGAAA CTGTTCCGGGAAGTAAGAATAATGAAGGTTTTGAATCATCCCAATATAG TTAAATTATTTGAAGTGATTGAGACAGAGAAGACACTTTATCTTGTGATGGAGTATGCTAGTGGAG GAGAGGTATTTGATTACCTGGTAGCTCATGGGAGGATGAAGGAGAAAGAGGCCCGAGCCAAGTTTCGACAG ATAGTGTCGGCTGTACAGTACTGTCACCAGAAGTTCATTGTGCATAGAGACTTGAAG GCAGAAAACTTGCTCCTGGATGCTGACATGAACATCAAAATTGCTGACTTTGGCTTCAGTAACGAGTTTACCTTTGGCACAAAGCTGGACACTTTCTGTGGCAGTCCCCCCTATGCTGCCCCAGAACTCTTCCAGGGCAAGAAGTACGATGGGCCTGAGGTGGACGTCTGGAGCCTCGGGGTCATCCTCTACACGCTGGTCAGCGGCTCCCTGCCTTTTGACGGCCAGAACCTCAAG GAGCTTCGAGAGCGGGTTCTTCGAGGGAAGTACCGGATCCCATTCTACATGTCCACAGACTGTGAGAACCTGCTTAAAAAATTCCTCATTCTCAATCCTAGCAAGAGGGGCACATTAGAG CAAATCATGAAAGATCGGTGGATGAATGTGGGGCATGAGGAAGATGAGCTCAAGCCATATGTAGAGCCCCTGCCAGACTACAAGGACCCCCGACGGACAG AGCTGATGGTTTCCATGGGCTACACTCGAGAAGAGATCCAGGACTCACTGGTGAGCCAGAAATACAATGAGGTGAtggccacctacctgctcctggGCTATAAGAGCTCCGAG TTGGAGGGTGACACAATCACATTGAAGCCACGACCGTCAGCAGAATTAACCAACAGCAGTGTCCCATCCCCATCCCATAAGGTACAGCGGAGCGTCTCTGCCAACCCAAAGCAGCGGCGCTTCAGTGATCAGG CTGGTCCTGCCATCCCCACCTCCAACTCCTACTCAAAGAAAACCCAGAGTAACAATGCAGAGAACAAGCGGCCTGACGAGGAGCGAGAATCTGGGCGAAAAGCTAGCAGCACCGCCAAGGTGCCCGCCAGCCCCCTGCCTGGCCTTGAAAGGAAGAAGACCACCCCGACCCCCTCCACG AATAGCGTGCTCTCCACCAGCACTAACAGGAGTCGGAACTCCCCGCTATTAGAGCGGGCCAGCCTAGGCCAAAGCTCCGTCCAGAATGGCAAGGACAG CACAGCTCCCCAGAGGGTCCCTGTGGCCTCCCCCTCAGCCCACAACATCAGTAGCAGTGGGGGAGCCCCAGAACGGACCAACTTCCCCCGGGGTGTGTCAAGCAGAAGCACCTTCCACGCCGGGCAGCTGCGCCAGGTGCGGGATCAACAGAACCTGCCCTACGGGGTCACCCCTGCCTCTCCTTCCGGCCACAGCCAAGGCCGACGAGGGGCCTCGGGCAGCATCTTCAGCAAGTTCACCTCCAAGTTTGTTCGCAG ACCGCACATGGTGGGCGGCGGGGGCAGCGACAAGGACAAGGACGAAAACCGAGAGGCCAAGCCGCGCTCGCTGCGCTTCACCTGGAGCATGAAGACCACCAGCTCCATGGAGCCCAACGAGATGATGCGGGAGATCCGCAAGGTGCTGGACGCTAACAACTGCCAGTGCGAGCTGCAGGAGAGGTTCATGCTGCTCTGCATGCACGGGACGCCCGGCCACGAGACCTTCGTGCAGTGGGAGATGGAGGTGTGCAAGCTGCCGCGCCTCTCCCTCAACGGGGTGCGCTTCAAGCGCATCTCGGGCACCTCCATGGCCTTTAAGAACATCGCCTCCAAGATTGCCAACGAGCTCAAGCTTTAA